A genomic window from Syntrophorhabdaceae bacterium includes:
- a CDS encoding toxin-antitoxin system YwqK family antitoxin, whose product MSNGESNGVEQITKVVSYVKDGLLAIYYCDNEEKASEVRRQNGTVIHRTGSIPDGIIKEYYSNGAVRKSVEFKDGFEHDLCTEYYPGGEMFEECHYRRGVLHGPSKTYRQDGLLWMETNYKNGELHGPFTGYFDNGSVENKAEYMNGRLHGSYIAYDKQGFVIEEGNFVKGRKQGTYRVYHYTGHPSRIENYKQGKLVSCVEFDEDGKTIPTVGVKKNYTKR is encoded by the coding sequence ATGAGCAACGGTGAATCGAACGGTGTGGAACAAATCACGAAGGTCGTTTCCTATGTCAAGGACGGGTTGCTCGCGATCTATTACTGCGACAACGAGGAAAAGGCCAGCGAAGTGCGTCGGCAGAACGGTACGGTCATTCATCGCACAGGCAGTATCCCTGACGGTATCATTAAGGAGTATTACAGCAACGGCGCCGTACGGAAATCTGTTGAATTCAAGGACGGCTTCGAACACGACCTTTGCACTGAATACTACCCTGGCGGAGAGATGTTCGAGGAATGCCATTACAGACGTGGAGTGTTGCATGGCCCTTCGAAGACGTACCGGCAGGACGGCCTGCTCTGGATGGAGACGAATTATAAGAATGGCGAGCTTCACGGACCATTCACGGGCTACTTCGACAATGGCAGCGTTGAGAACAAGGCGGAATACATGAATGGCAGGCTTCACGGATCATATATCGCATATGACAAGCAGGGATTTGTTATTGAGGAAGGAAATTTTGTGAAGGGGAGGAAACAGGGCACCTACCGGGTGTACCATTATACCGGTCATCCGTCCAGGATAGAGAATTACAAGCAGGGCAAGCTTGTTTCGTGCGTAGAATTCGATGAGGATGGAAAGACCATCCCCACGGTCGGGGTAAAGAAGAATTATACCAAGAGGTAG
- the rnk gene encoding nucleoside diphosphate kinase regulator codes for MKKKQIYITQHDMERLRALMEVYAENTDLLEEMLDRARIVLPKDIPHNVVTMNSTVHVKDIDTGEERTFTLVFPGNKAGNDAVSILAPAGTALIGSREKDIVERQVPAGKKRMKIIEIIYQPEREGRYDT; via the coding sequence ATGAAAAAGAAACAGATCTACATAACCCAACACGACATGGAGAGACTGCGCGCACTTATGGAAGTCTATGCCGAAAATACCGATCTGCTGGAAGAGATGCTCGACAGGGCACGGATAGTGCTTCCAAAAGATATCCCGCACAATGTCGTGACGATGAACTCCACAGTCCATGTCAAGGATATTGATACGGGCGAAGAAAGAACATTCACACTCGTTTTCCCGGGGAACAAAGCGGGTAACGACGCTGTTTCCATCCTTGCTCCGGCGGGGACAGCGCTTATCGGCAGCCGGGAAAAGGACATTGTCGAACGGCAGGTGCCGGCCGGAAAAAAGAGGATGAAGATAATCGAAATAATATATCAGCCTGAAAGAGAAGGAAGATATGACACCTGA
- a CDS encoding sigma-70 family RNA polymerase sigma factor: MTASEEKKICAEIEQAEMQEKYLLFTIPQAIKELVLIGKRLRQDSMSITDFMNDVDGIHSSREEKSHTETAISSIHNVERLSKKLRTCLDTDGPEEDYAKIREEFEDAVARLNINKDIIQQIIETIIKDPERIEMAGKKELRELRDIDDRIGTIRERLVQGNLRLVITIAKKYQNRGLDLMDLLQEGNLGLMRAADKYDHRKGYKFSTYATWWIRQSIVRAISNSSNIIKIPLHVIEKRTKINNTAARLLQELEREPDLKEISERSGYSQQKIIDIMAIPDPAISLEAIVGEQDTTIGECVADYNGRCAFQELVDESLKEEIGKVLSTLTKREEKVVRMRFGLNGPEGYTLSEIGDTLNITREYVRQIELKAMKRLRNPLRKRVLESFQG; encoded by the coding sequence ATGACGGCATCTGAGGAAAAAAAGATCTGCGCAGAGATCGAACAGGCGGAAATGCAAGAAAAATATCTCCTCTTTACGATACCTCAGGCCATTAAAGAGCTTGTCCTGATAGGAAAACGGCTAAGGCAGGACTCAATGAGTATTACGGATTTTATGAATGACGTTGACGGAATTCATTCCTCGAGGGAAGAGAAAAGCCATACAGAAACCGCAATCTCGTCCATACATAACGTAGAAAGACTCAGCAAGAAGTTAAGGACCTGCCTGGATACAGACGGCCCGGAAGAAGACTATGCGAAGATCAGGGAAGAATTCGAAGACGCGGTGGCCAGGCTGAATATCAATAAGGACATTATTCAACAAATAATAGAGACAATAATCAAGGACCCCGAGCGCATTGAGATGGCCGGGAAGAAGGAACTGCGAGAGCTGCGCGATATAGACGATCGTATCGGAACAATCAGGGAAAGACTTGTCCAGGGGAACCTGCGGCTCGTGATCACTATTGCCAAGAAATACCAGAACAGGGGGCTCGACCTGATGGATCTGCTCCAGGAAGGCAATCTAGGGCTCATGCGGGCTGCAGATAAGTATGATCATCGAAAAGGCTACAAGTTTTCGACATATGCCACCTGGTGGATTAGGCAAAGCATTGTCCGCGCGATCTCGAACTCTTCTAATATCATCAAGATCCCGCTCCACGTCATCGAGAAGAGGACGAAAATCAACAATACGGCGGCGAGGCTTTTGCAGGAGCTTGAGCGCGAGCCCGACCTCAAGGAAATATCCGAGAGATCGGGATATTCCCAGCAGAAGATCATAGATATAATGGCCATCCCGGATCCCGCTATATCCCTTGAAGCGATTGTCGGGGAACAGGACACAACCATCGGGGAATGCGTAGCAGACTACAATGGACGGTGCGCCTTTCAGGAGCTTGTCGACGAATCACTGAAGGAAGAGATAGGAAAGGTCCTTTCTACCTTGACCAAGAGGGAAGAGAAGGTCGTCAGGATGAGGTTCGGTCTTAACGGCCCAGAAGGCTATACCCTGTCGGAAATC